The window CATGCAATAATTTGGAAAGCAGGACCCACAACATGACATGACAGGTTCTCAGCAAAAAAGAACTATGTAACTGCCAGGAAACGAACGCCCAACAAGTGGTATCTCTGTCCGAAATTCGCATTCAGATTGTACTGCATATCCATCATATTTTATGCGCTCATAATGATACGATATTCGAGAAATAACTGGCACATACAGCTGATCGATTGACCAGTCTTGCTTGTGGTCCATGCCTTGCATCATCTTTGTTTTGGACGGAGTTTCGATCGTGGCGTACGGATctgtctctcacgcgtgcatggctGATGTATAGTGCATTACATATTTTTTTTAATAATGCATATTTTTTAAGAAGGATGAATAATGCATGCTCGAAAAAGAAAAGGAATGATCGAGCACTAATATAGACATTACATACCATAAAACAGTATCAAGAGAGAAGGGAAACACGATTCTAACACCTCTCAGTTGAGTGCTTACTGCGGAGTTTTTTCGGAAAGTGGAGGACAGAGTGTACCAAGAAGTTACATATGTTACGAAAAGAGAAAACAATTTAGAAAAACTAGGCGTAGTTTCGTAGAAAAAAATGTCCATCCAGAGGTTGTAGGTCGTCTTCCAATTAATCACAGTGTAGAACAAGTTGAACTGATTATAGACGATAGTGCTATGCGTACGATAAAATTCGTCCAATGACTGTGATTAGACTCAGTATGGCAGCATCACCTAAGTGATTTCATCCACCACCCATCAGGCCCCCATCAGCCTCCGCGTTGTACATCCATTGTAGCACAACTGCCAGTACATACGTACCGCCCCCATCAGCCTCAGCGTTGTACATCCATTGCAGCACAACTGCCAGTACATACGTACTACCTTTCACCTGCATGCAACTTCTGAGAGCAGAGGGGTGAAAAAAAAAGGTACAAACCTACCTAATTACTTGCTGTAAAAAGAACTAGCTAATTATTTCATTCACCGTCATACCCAGCCATGTTCGTAGTAAACTTCTCTTAGTTTTGTTGCACTGCTGTGGCTAAGATCAGATGCATATCATGCATAGGAGCACTTCTTCAGTTGACAGGTCATACTCCAAAATTAAACATTAATGCATCATATATAGTACATGTGCAACTATTTCACTAGTAAGAGTGTAGCATCATGATCAATGTTGCTCAACAGCCACCAATAGTACCATACTATTACTGGCCCCACCTGATGACGGAGAGATGCACACATTTGGAAGCAACTAAAAGGGTAGAAGATATTCAAACAAAAGGACGACTTTTCAAAGGAAATATTGGTAGCCAAATCTCCTGATCCACCCAATCATTGTACCCTAACCGCTTACAAGTGTTTTGCATGTACCATGCAGGTGGTGGGGTTTTAATTTCATCCACACATCAGCCTACTCAAATGGAAAGTTCAAGGTAACCTTTTATCGGCAAGATAGCTAGATCAAACATGACTACGAAACATCGGGATAATGTCAATGAACATGATAGATAGAAAATAAATGCGCAATTAATAGTAATACTGACATAAATATACTTATTTTCAAGTATAACATGTTTAGGGGGCAAAAGTTCTTTGAAAGCTCATCTATTTTCAAGTAATGTTGATTCACTTAATAGTAAGCCATGCATATATATTATTCTTGTTATTTTTGTGAAATGTATATTATTGTTGTTTATGTGTATAACCACACGTGAAGGTGGTGTTATCATTAGTCAGTGTCACTTTAAAATGAATGCAAACATTTTCCATTGAGATGTAAACTTCATAGCGTCATGTATATAACCGCATGAAGGTGATGCTACATATAGTTTTTCCCCGGTATATTTTTCTAGTCCTTGCAATAATTTTAGTTCATCAGTTAACCCGTAGACCTTGGACCCGCATATTATCTCGTTTTCTTATGCCCTAGACATTTGAGATCCATATACAAATATTAGAAGAAAGACATGCTTTATAGTTTATTTTGTACAAGAGAGATATGATCACCCGTCGTGTTCATATTTGTAAGAGGCATGAATTATAAAATCAGAGCTAGAGAATAAATAGATTTAGAAGTTTAGGTTTTAGATTTAAATTTCCCGTAGTTCAAGATTCAAGTTAGATCGAACACAACAATTCAGTGTAAAAGATAGACCGTTTAATTTCCCGGTTTTATATATTTTTGTGAATCGTGATGTTGCTCGGTTACTATTATATTTATGCGCTTGCTTCGGTACAAGATATTTTATGGTCGTTGTACCAAGAAAATGAGGTAGTTGTAGGATAATGCACAAACAAATAGTAAAAATCGGCAAACAATCCACATGTAGGACAAGGAAAGGCTCGTGTGATAACAAAGTCGATATATTCTTTAACAGCAACAGCAAAGTAAAAATAGACAACAAAAAATCAACACATGTATCTTCGACTTCTTTTTCCTCGATAGAAGCATGTTTTTTTGCAAGTTGGCAGATTTTGTATCATCCAAGTTGGTCACTTACCTGCCACATGCGGCGGTACGACATGAATCATGTCTCTAAACGCTGATGAATATGGATGCGGACACGagttctaaaggaggaagaattccTTTGGTTAATCATGCATCGCGGTTTTATGCGGAAGCATTTCATACCGGCGTTAGGCTAGGCTGGGACGGAGTTTCATATTTGTCGTCTCCTCACATGGAGAAGCAGCCGCGCGCGCGGCCATTCATGGTGTTCTGCGCGGTAGGCCCCGGGCCGTCTCCAATCGTACGGACACGACTGGGCCCTACCACTTTACAGGCCGTCCATTGGATGCTGGACGCCCTCAGATATGTTCCTGTGCGTGCGTGATGGAGCTGCGCCTAGCAGCTTGGACTCTTTCGCGGGCCGATCTCAGCCGTCCGTGTCCCCGTCGACGGGTGTAGACGGCGCAAAGGACATCCCAGACCCCCACCACTGCTGGGGAGCTATACAAATGGAGGTGGTGGCGAGAGACTGGCACTGGGGGTGGGAGGTGcccctcgctcgctcgctcgctttcTCCTCCTCCCCCACCATGGATGAAAAATAAAAGGATTTCANNNNNNNNNNNNNNNNNNNNNNNNNNNNNNNNNNNNNNNNNNNNNNNNNNNNNNNNNNNNNNNNNNNNNNNNNNNNNNNNNNNNNNNNNNNNNNNNNNNNNNNNNNNNNNNNNNNNNNNNNNNNNNNNNNNNNNNNNNNNNNNNNNNNNNNNNNNNNNNNNNNNNNNNNNNNNNNNNNNNNNNNNNNNNNNNNNNNNNNNNNNNNNNNNNNNNNNNNNNNNNNNNNNNNNNNNNNNNNNNNNNNNNNNNNNNNNNNNNNNNNNNNNNNNNNNNNNNNNNNNNNNNNNNNNNNNNNNNNNNNNNNNNNNNNNNNNNNNNNNNNNNNNNNNNNNNNNNNNNNNNNNNNNNNNNNNNNNNNNNNNNCCCCTCTTTCACCTAAAAGCCCTAAACAGTGCCGCACCTCTTCCGTCctaccatctcctctctctctctctctctacgtcGCTGCTCCATCTCTCACTCACTTCACAGATCCCCCCCTTTTTTAGGCCAAACAATCCATCCACCGCCCCCTGAAACCCACCTaaaaatagcagcagcagcatgccaATGAAATCCCTTCAAGGCTATTCCAGCACATGAAGAAGGTTTCGTCTTCGAGCAACAAGCTCTGGCCAgctgcagcaggagcagctcaggtCAGATTAATGGACCTATGAGCAACAGCAACTACTAGTCTACTACTACTGCTGCGGTAAGTGGCAAAAGAAGCTAATGTCCGCGTTAACTTTTTCTCATACTTACTTATCCCTATATATCTACCTCTTCCACCACCCCCTGCAGATCAAATTCTCGAGCCAGCTTCTTCACCTCCCGCCGACGCCACTGTTGCTGCTGGTCGACCTATCTTCTTCGCGCCTCCGAGTCCGCCACCGGCGAAAAAGGGATCGTCCGCGCGCCGCCGTGAGGAAAGGTATGTTAAGCATGTAACCACCGATGCCCCTTCCGGTAAAAGAATCCGGCCGTTTCGCACATGTGTGTGTACATATCTTAGAGTATATTGGTTGGCAGTATAGATGCAtccctttcacacacgcacacagagCCAAAGGGAAGGGAGCGGAGTGTGCACCAGCTCCAAATTTAAGGGCGGACCCCAAATACGCACGCATTCATCAGCTAGCTTCATCATTCGTGTACTATAATGGCGGAGCTTGTGTCTTTTGGGCGTCAGGTTGATCCATGGACCTGTCGCCAAACCCCGAGAGCCCGAATGCcccgggcggcggcagcggcgccggTGGATCTAGCGGCGGTGGAGGGGCGTCCTCGTCTGCTGGGGGTGGAGGCACGCCGCAGACGCCCAGCCGGTACGAGGCGCAGAAGCGGCGGGACTGGAACACGTTCGGGCAGTACCTGCGGAACCACCGGCCGCCGCTGAGCCTCGCGCAGTGCAGCGGCGCGCACGTGCTGGAATTTCTGCGGTACCTGGACCAGTTCGGCAAGACCAAGGTGCACACGGCGTCGTGCCCCTTCTTCGGCCACCCGAACCCGCCGGCACCCTGCCCATGCCCGCTCCGCCAGGCCTGGGGGAGCCTCGACGCGCTCGTGGGACGTCTTCGCGCCGCGTTCGAGGAGCACGGCGGCCGCCCCGAGTCCAACCCCTTCGCCGCCCGCGCGGTCCGCCTGTTCCTCCGCGAGGTCCGCGAGCACCAGGCTCGCGCGCGCGGCGTCAGCTACGAGAAGAAGAAGCGCAAGAAGCCGGCGCCTGGTGACGCCAGCAGCAGCGGCAGCCACCCGGCTctacccccgccgccgccgccccccgccgGTGCGGCCTGCTGAGGAGGAGAGAGGACCTGTACTGCGCACGTGCCCATTTGGTATGCCGGACCGATGATGAGCATATTTTATGTAGGTCTCGATCGATTAATTGcttgtgcatgcatgcattgttTTACCACCATTCTGCCGGGCTTAAGATCTAGACTAGATGATTCAGACTTTTATTGATCGTGCTACGTACATTTGCTAGTTATTATTTGCTTCTGCTTAATTTCTACTGCCAagctttctccatcttaatctttgtGTTGAACTTTGTTCTTGCAAGTAAGTGAATGCCATTGACTGATCATGGATTTCCCACATGCCTGCGTTACGTCTCACTGCTCATTAAAACACGTACATATAGTACGTACTATGTCCTGAAGTTTATAGAGATAGCGCGCGTGCGTGTGCGTATGGTGACCGTACGCTGCGCAAGCAAGAGAGCAATCGATCTATGAGGTGcattgcatctctctctctctctctctctctctctctctctctctctctctctctctctctctctctctctctctctctctctctctctctctctcttcccgtgCTGTAGTCTTGTGGCGCACTCGCGAGCATCATCTTCACCTTGGTGTTGGTACGTACATTAATTAATTCCATTCCATTTCTTTTGAAGCAAGAATTCAATCCGCCACATAGGAGTACACATAAATATCGCTGGCTTTGCGTTGGTTCCTTTTTTTGTGATCCTTTCCGCCTTATTTTCTTGTTTTCCCAGCTCTAGCTGCACCAGCCACCACGGCGGCGCTGTACTGTACTTAGGACGACGTACTGTTCCCTGCGTACGTGTGCACAGCGCGCGACGGTGGCCGGCTCCTACTGTTGTTCTTCCTCGGCCACCCCACGCGTCTCGTTCTCTAGCTAGCTTGTGTGCGTGACAGTGGTGAATAGCTATAGGACGTACTACGAGCGCGCAACTGTTGTCCCTCCTGCGcgtgcgtgctagctgccggtcggCTCGCTGTCTAAGCTACATGGCGCTCCAGATCGGGTCAAACAGCACAATAGTTTGCGTGCTGCCTGAGTCGTCCCGTCCTTCTCGGTGCAGTTAGTACTTGCGCTTAGCCGTATTTGATTCCAAATAAGGAGATGGTACATTTGTCGACTGTGTCTTGCCAAATTGCATAGATTCCATAGATTTCCTACTGTTCCCTCCGCCAGATTTCACTGCTTCTTGCTTGGCCTGCTAGCTCCTCATTTTATGCATGAAGCTAGCTTACAAAAATGATATGCAGTGTATGCACCAGCTAGCTGTGTGC is drawn from Triticum dicoccoides isolate Atlit2015 ecotype Zavitan chromosome 6B, WEW_v2.0, whole genome shotgun sequence and contains these coding sequences:
- the LOC119324182 gene encoding protein G1-like3, whose amino-acid sequence is MDLSPNPESPNAPGGGSGAGGSSGGGGASSSAGGGGTPQTPSRYEAQKRRDWNTFGQYLRNHRPPLSLAQCSGAHVLEFLRYLDQFGKTKVHTASCPFFGHPNPPAPCPCPLRQAWGSLDALVGRLRAAFEEHGGRPESNPFAARAVRLFLREVREHQARARGVSYEKKKRKKPAPGDASSSGSHPALPPPPPPPAGAAC